A genome region from Ficedula albicollis isolate OC2 chromosome 23, FicAlb1.5, whole genome shotgun sequence includes the following:
- the SNIP1 gene encoding smad nuclear-interacting protein 1, with protein sequence GGGPAARPHARPGPAAQPLPLFPRSPRRRSRSGRRSRSPRGRRSRSHSPHHGAVRVKQERDDHCRRGNEERKQRHPPEQEQRRDRSGDRDRHKEHSDRRKNPSDRPGARGHERDTQNLREQQAEREFYNERRREQRQGTEGSGEQNAEPWQSEGKAKEKAAANKEKPSFELSGALLEDTNTFRGVVIKYSEPPEARIPKTRWRLYPFKNDEFLPVMYIHRQSAYLLGRHRRIADIPIDHPSCSKQHAVFQYRLVEYTRADGTVGRRVRPYIIDLGSGNGTFLNNQRIEPQRYYELKEKDVLKFGFSSREYVLLHESSDKSEANAKDDDEDEEKEEESDS encoded by the exons gggggaggcccGGCCGCTCGGCCCCACGCtcggcccggccccgccgctcAACCTCTCCCATTGTTCCCCAGGTCGCCCCGGCGGAGGAGCCGGTCCGGGCGGAGGAGCCGCTCCCCGCGAGGCAGGAGGAGCCGCAGCCACAGCCCGCACCACGGCGCCGTGAGGGTAAAGCAG GAGCGAGACGATCACTGTCGCAGGGGGAATGAGGAGCGGAAGCAGAGGCACCCGCCGGAGCAGGAGCAGCGCAGGGACAGGAGcggtgacagggacaggcacaagGAGCACTCGGACAGAAGGAAGAACCCCAGTGACAGGCCGGGAGCTCGGGGCCACGAGCGGGACACGCAGAACCTGcgggagcagcaggcagagagggagtTCTACAACGAGAGGAGGCGAGAGCAGCGGCAGGGCACCGAGGGCAGCGGCGAGCAGAACGCAGAGCCCTGGCAGTCGGAGggcaaagccaaagaaaaagcagctgccaACAAGGAGAAGCCGAGCTTCGAGCTGTCGGGGGCGCTGCTGGAGGACACCAACACCTTCCGGGGAGTGGTGATCAAGTACAGCGAGCCCCCCGAGGCGCGCATCCCCAAGACGCGCTGGCGCCTCTACCCCTTCAAGAACGACGAGTTCCTGCCCGTCATGTACATCCACAGGCAGAGCGCCTACCTGCTGGGCCGGCACCGCCGCATCGCCGACATCCCCATCGaccacccctcctgctccaagcagcacGCCGTGTTCCAGTACCG gctggTGGAGTACACCCGAGCTGACGGCACCGTGGGCCGCAGGGTGAGGCCCTACATCATCGACCTGGGCTCGGGGAACGGCACCTTCCTCAACAACCAGCGCATCGAGCCCCAGCGCTACTACGAACTGAAGGAGAAGGACGTGCTCAAGTTTGGCTTCAGCAGCAGGGAGTATGTCCTGCTCCACGAATCCTCAGATAAATCTGAGGCCAATGCaaaggatgatgatgaggatgaggagaaggaggaagagtcTGACAGTTAA